From Mus musculus strain C57BL/6J chromosome 8, GRCm38.p6 C57BL/6J, a single genomic window includes:
- the Adgrl1 gene encoding adhesion G protein-coupled receptor L1 isoform X12, producing MPWIPYRTDTLTEYASWEDYVAARHTTTYRLPNRVDGTGFVVYDGAVFYNKERTRNIVKYDLRTRIKSGETVINTANYHDTSPYRWGGKTDIDLAVDENGLWVIYATEGNNGRLVVSQLNPYTLRFEGTWETGYDKRSASNAFMVCGVLYVLRSVYVDDDSEAAGNRVDYAFNTNANREEPVSLAFPNPYQFVSSVDYNPRDNQLYVWNNYFVVRYSLEFGPPDPSAGPATSPPLSTTTTARPTPLTSTASPAATTPLRRAPLTTHPVGAINQLGPDLPPATAPAPSTRRPPAPNLHVSPELFCEPREVRRVQWPATQQGMLVERPCPKGTRGIASFQCLPALGLWNPRGPDLSNCTSPWVNQVAQKIKSGENAANIASELARHTRGSIYAGDVSSSVKLMEQLLDILDAQLQALRPIERESAGKNYNKMHKRERTCKDYIKAVVETVDNLLRPEALESWKDMNATEQVHTATMLLDVLEEGAFLLADNVREPARFLAAKQNVVLEVTVLNTEGQVQELVFPQEYPSENSIQLSANTIKQNSRNGVVKVVFILYNNLGLFLSTENATVKLAGEAGTGGPGGASLVVNSQVIAASINKESSRVFLMDPVIFTVAHLEAKNHFNANCSFWNYSERSMLGYWSTQGCRLVESNKTHTTCACSHLTNFAVLMAHREIYQGRINELLLSVITWVGIVISLVCLAICISTFCFLRGLQTDRNTIHKNLCINLFLAELLFLVGIDKTQYEVACPIFAGLLHYFFLAAFSWLCLEGVHLYLLLVEVFESEYSRTKYYYLGGYCFPALVVGIAAAIDYRSYGTEKACWLRVDNYFIWSFIGPVSFVIVVNLVFLMVTLHKMIRSSSVLKPDSSRLDNIKSWALGAIALLFLLGLTWAFGLLFINKESVVMAYLFTTFNAFQGVFIFVFHCALQKKVHKEYSKCLRHSYCCIRSPPGGTHGSLKTSAMRSNTRYYTGTQSRIRRMWNDTVRKQTESSFMAGDINSTPTLNRGTMGNHLLTNPVLQPRGGTSPYNTLIAESVGFNPSSPPVFNSPGSYREPKHPLGGREACGMDTLPLNGNFNNSYSLRSGDFPPGDGGPEPPRGRNLADAAAFEKMIISELVHNNLRGASGGAKGPPPEPPVPPVPGVSEDEAGGPGSADRAEIELLYKALEEPLLLPRAQSVLYQSDLDESESCTAEDGATSRPLSSPPGRDSLYASGANLRDSPSYPDSSPEGPNEALPPPPPAPPGPPEIYYTSRPPALVARNPLQGYYQVRRPSHEGYLAAPSLEGPGPDGDGQMQLVTSL from the exons ATGCCCTGGATCCCCTACCGCACGGACACATTGACTGAATATGCCTCATGGGAGGACTATGTAGCCGCACGCCACACCACCACGTACAGACTGCCCAACCGTGTAGATGGCACTGGCTTTGTGGTCTACGATGGCGCAGTCTTCTACAACAAGGAGCGCACTCGCAACATTGTCAAATATGACCTGCGGACCCGCATCAAGAGCGGGGAAACTGTCATAAACACAGCCAACTACCACGATACCTCACCTTACCGCTGGGGAGGTAAAACCGACATTGACCTGGCAGTAGATGAGAACGGACTGTGGGTCATCTATGCAACTGAGGGCAACAATGGGCGCTTGGTGGTAAGCCAGCTCAACCCCTACACGTTGCGTTTTGAGGGCACTTGGGAAACAGGCTATGACAAGCGCTCGGCCTCCAATGCCTTCATGGTGTGCGGCGTCCTCTATGTGCTGCGTTCTGTCTATGTGGACGATGATAGCGAGGCCGCAGGCAACCGCGTGGACTATGCCTTCAACACCAATGCGAACCGTGAGGAGCCCGTCAGTCTGGCCTTCCCCAACCCCTACCAGTTCGTATCTTCTGTTGACTACAACCCCCGGGACAACCAGCTCTATGTATGGAACAACTACTTTGTTGTGCGCTATAGCCTGGAGTTTGGACCCCCAGATCCCAGTGCTG GCCCAGCCACTTCCCCGCCTCTCAGTACCACCACCACAGCCCGGCCCACACCCCTCACCAGCACAGCCTCGCCTGCAGCCACCACTCCACTCCGCCGGGCACCCCTCACCACACACCCAGTGGGTGCCATCAACCAGCTGGGACCTGACCTGCCTCCAGCCACAGCTCCAGCACCCAGTACCCGAAGGCCTCCAGCCCCCAATCTGCATGTGTCCCCTGAGCTCTTCTGTGAACCCAGAGAGGTCCGGCGGGTCCAGTGGCCAGCTACCCAACAGGGTATGCTGGTGGAGAGACCTTGCCCCAAGGGAACTCGAG GAATTGCCTCATTCCAGTGCCTCCCAGCTCTGGGGCTCTGGAATCCTCGGGGCCCTGACCTCAGCAACTGCACTTCTCCCTGGGTCAACCAAGTAGCCCAGAAG ATCAAGAGTGGAGAGAATGCGGCCAACATTGCCAGTGAGCTGGCCCGCCACACACGGGGCTCTATCTATGCTGGGGACGTGTCCTCCTCAGTGAAGCTGATGGAACAACTGCTAGATATCCTGGATGCCCAGCTCCAGGCCCTACGGCCCATTGAACGAGAGTCAGCCGGCAAGAACTACAATAAG aTGCACAAGCGAGAGAGAACCTGCAAGGACTACATCAAG GCTGTGGTGGAGACAGTGGATAACCTGCTTCGGCCGGAGGCGCTTGAGTCATGGAAAGACATGAATGCCACCGAACAGGTTCATACAGCCACCATGCTTCTAGATGTCCTGGAGGAGGGTGCCTTCCTGCTGGCTGACAATGTCAGAGAACCTGCTCGCTTCTTGGCTGCCAAGCAGAACGTGG TCCTGGAGGTAACTGTGCTGAACACGGAGGGCCAAGTGCAGGAGTTGGTGTTCCCCCAAGAGTATCCCAGTGAGAACTCCATTCAGCTCTCCGCCAACACCATCAAGCAGAACAGCCGCAACG GTGTGGTGAAAGTTGTCTTCATTCTCTACAACAACCTGGGCCTCTTCTTGTCCACGGAGAATGCCACAGTGAAGCTGGCAGGTGAGGCAGGGACAGGTGGCCCTGGAGGTGCCTCCCTGGTGGTCAACTCACAGGTCATCGCAGCATCTATCAATAAGGAGTCTAGCCGCGTCTTCCTCATGGACCCTGTCATCTTTACTGTAGCCCACTTGGAG GCCAAGAACCACTTCAATGCAAACTGCTCCTTCTGGAACTACTCAGAGCGCTCCATGCTGGGCTACTGGTCAACCCAGGGCTGCCGATTGGTGGAGTCCAATAAGACCCATACCACATGTGCCTGCAGCCACCTCACCAACTTCGCAGTGCTCATGGCTCACCGAGAGATC TACCAAGGCCGTATTAATGAGCTGCTGCTGTCAGTCATCACCTGGGTTGGTATTGTCATCTCCCTGGTCTGTCTGGCTATCTGCATCtccaccttctgcttcctgcgGGGCTTGCAGACTGACCGCAACACCATCCACAAGAATCTGTGCATCAACCTCTTCCTTGCGGAGCTGCTCTTCCTGGTTGGAATAGATAAAACTCAGTATGAG GTCGCCTGCCCTATCTTTGCGGGACTGCTGCACTACTTCTTCCTGGCCGCCTTCTCCTGGCTGTGCCTGGAGGGCGTGCACCTCTACCTGTTGCTGGTGGAGGTGTTCGAGAGCGAGTATTCACGCACCAAGTACTATTACCTAGGTGGCTACTGCTTCCCAGCCCTGGTGGTCGGCATCGCAGCAGCCATTGACTACCGAAGCTACGGCACTGAAAAGGC CTGCTGGCTGAGGGTGGATAACTACTTCATCTGGAGCTTCATTGGGCCCGTCTCGTTTGTCATTGTG GTGAACCTGGTGTTCCTCATGGTGACCCTGCACAAGATGATCCGAAGCTCATCAGTGCTCAAGCCTGACTCTAGTCGCCTTGACAACATCAA GTCCTGGGCGCTGGGTGCCATTGCACTGCTCTTCCTGCTGGGCCTCACCTGGGCTTTCGGCCTCCTCTTCATCAACAAAGAGTCAGTAGTCATGGCCTATCTCTTCACTACCTTCAACGCCTTCCAGGGGGTCTTCATCTTTGTCTTTCACTGCGCCTTACAGAAAAAG GTGCACAAGGAGTACAGCAAGTGCCTGCGTCACTCCTACTGCTGCATCCGCTCCCCACCTGGGGGCACTCACGGCTCCCTTAAGACCTCAGCCATGCGAAGTAACACCCGATACTACACAGGGACCCAG AGCCGAATCCGGAGGATGTGGAATGACACCGTGAGGAAGCAGACAGAGTCCTCCTTTATGGCAGGTGACATCAACAGCACCCCCACCCTGAACCGAG GTACCATGGGGAACCACCTACTGACCAACCCCGTGCTACAGCCTCGTGGGGGCACTAGCCCATACAATACACTCATTGCAGAGTCCGTGGGCTTCAATCCCTCCTCGCCCCCAGTCTTCAACTCCCCAG GAAGCTACAGGGAACCCA AGCACCCCTTGGGAGGCCGGGAAGCCTGTGGCATGGACACCCTGCCACTTAACGGCAACTTCAACAACAGCTACTCCTTGCGAAGCGGTGATTTCCCTCCAGGGGATGGGGGTCCCGAGCCACCCCGAGGCCGGAACCTGGCAGATGCTGCCGCCTTTGAGAAGATGATCATCTCAGAGCTGGTGCACAACAACCTGCGAGGGGCCAGTGGGGGTGCCAAAGGGCCTCCACCAGAGCCACCTGTGCCACCTGTGCCAGGGGTCAGTGAGGACGAGGCCGGTGGACCAGGGAGTGCTGACCGGGCAGAGATTGAACTTCTCTACAAGGCCCTGGAGGAGCCGCTGCTGCTGCCCCGGGCCCAGTCGGTGCTGTACCAGAGTGATCTGGATGAGTCGGAGAGCTGTACGGCAGAGGATGGGGCCACCAGCcggcccctctcctcccctcccggCCGGGACTCCCTCTATGCCAGCGGGGCCAACCTGCGGGACTCGCCCTCCTACCCGGACAGCAGCCCGGAAGGGCCTAATGAggccctgcccccgcccccacctgctccccctgGGCCCCCAGAAATCTACTACACCTCTCGCCCGCCGGCCCTGGTGGCTCGGAATCCCCTACAGGGCTACTACCAGGTGCGGCGGCCCAGCCATGAAGGCTACCTGGCAGCCCCCAGCCTCGAGGGGCCAGGGCCCGATGGGGACGGGCAAATGCAGTTGGTCACTAGTCTCTGA
- the Adgrl1 gene encoding adhesion G protein-coupled receptor L1 isoform X13: MRGPATSPPLSTTTTARPTPLTSTASPAATTPLRRAPLTTHPVGAINQLGPDLPPATAPAPSTRRPPAPNLHVSPELFCEPREVRRVQWPATQQGMLVERPCPKGTRGIASFQCLPALGLWNPRGPDLSNCTSPWVNQVAQKIKSGENAANIASELARHTRGSIYAGDVSSSVKLMEQLLDILDAQLQALRPIERESAGKNYNKMHKRERTCKDYIKAVVETVDNLLRPEALESWKDMNATEQVHTATMLLDVLEEGAFLLADNVREPARFLAAKQNVVLEVTVLNTEGQVQELVFPQEYPSENSIQLSANTIKQNSRNGVVKVVFILYNNLGLFLSTENATVKLAGEAGTGGPGGASLVVNSQVIAASINKESSRVFLMDPVIFTVAHLEAKNHFNANCSFWNYSERSMLGYWSTQGCRLVESNKTHTTCACSHLTNFAVLMAHREIYQGRINELLLSVITWVGIVISLVCLAICISTFCFLRGLQTDRNTIHKNLCINLFLAELLFLVGIDKTQYEVACPIFAGLLHYFFLAAFSWLCLEGVHLYLLLVEVFESEYSRTKYYYLGGYCFPALVVGIAAAIDYRSYGTEKACWLRVDNYFIWSFIGPVSFVIVVNLVFLMVTLHKMIRSSSVLKPDSSRLDNIKSWALGAIALLFLLGLTWAFGLLFINKESVVMAYLFTTFNAFQGVFIFVFHCALQKKVHKEYSKCLRHSYCCIRSPPGGTHGSLKTSAMRSNTRYYTGTQSRIRRMWNDTVRKQTESSFMAGDINSTPTLNRGTMGNHLLTNPVLQPRGGTSPYNTLIAESVGFNPSSPPVFNSPGSYREPKHPLGGREACGMDTLPLNGNFNNSYSLRSGDFPPGDGGPEPPRGRNLADAAAFEKMIISELVHNNLRGASGGAKGPPPEPPVPPVPGVSEDEAGGPGSADRAEIELLYKALEEPLLLPRAQSVLYQSDLDESESCTAEDGATSRPLSSPPGRDSLYASGANLRDSPSYPDSSPEGPNEALPPPPPAPPGPPEIYYTSRPPALVARNPLQGYYQVRRPSHEGYLAAPSLEGPGPDGDGQMQLVTSL; encoded by the exons ATGAGAG GCCCAGCCACTTCCCCGCCTCTCAGTACCACCACCACAGCCCGGCCCACACCCCTCACCAGCACAGCCTCGCCTGCAGCCACCACTCCACTCCGCCGGGCACCCCTCACCACACACCCAGTGGGTGCCATCAACCAGCTGGGACCTGACCTGCCTCCAGCCACAGCTCCAGCACCCAGTACCCGAAGGCCTCCAGCCCCCAATCTGCATGTGTCCCCTGAGCTCTTCTGTGAACCCAGAGAGGTCCGGCGGGTCCAGTGGCCAGCTACCCAACAGGGTATGCTGGTGGAGAGACCTTGCCCCAAGGGAACTCGAG GAATTGCCTCATTCCAGTGCCTCCCAGCTCTGGGGCTCTGGAATCCTCGGGGCCCTGACCTCAGCAACTGCACTTCTCCCTGGGTCAACCAAGTAGCCCAGAAG ATCAAGAGTGGAGAGAATGCGGCCAACATTGCCAGTGAGCTGGCCCGCCACACACGGGGCTCTATCTATGCTGGGGACGTGTCCTCCTCAGTGAAGCTGATGGAACAACTGCTAGATATCCTGGATGCCCAGCTCCAGGCCCTACGGCCCATTGAACGAGAGTCAGCCGGCAAGAACTACAATAAG aTGCACAAGCGAGAGAGAACCTGCAAGGACTACATCAAG GCTGTGGTGGAGACAGTGGATAACCTGCTTCGGCCGGAGGCGCTTGAGTCATGGAAAGACATGAATGCCACCGAACAGGTTCATACAGCCACCATGCTTCTAGATGTCCTGGAGGAGGGTGCCTTCCTGCTGGCTGACAATGTCAGAGAACCTGCTCGCTTCTTGGCTGCCAAGCAGAACGTGG TCCTGGAGGTAACTGTGCTGAACACGGAGGGCCAAGTGCAGGAGTTGGTGTTCCCCCAAGAGTATCCCAGTGAGAACTCCATTCAGCTCTCCGCCAACACCATCAAGCAGAACAGCCGCAACG GTGTGGTGAAAGTTGTCTTCATTCTCTACAACAACCTGGGCCTCTTCTTGTCCACGGAGAATGCCACAGTGAAGCTGGCAGGTGAGGCAGGGACAGGTGGCCCTGGAGGTGCCTCCCTGGTGGTCAACTCACAGGTCATCGCAGCATCTATCAATAAGGAGTCTAGCCGCGTCTTCCTCATGGACCCTGTCATCTTTACTGTAGCCCACTTGGAG GCCAAGAACCACTTCAATGCAAACTGCTCCTTCTGGAACTACTCAGAGCGCTCCATGCTGGGCTACTGGTCAACCCAGGGCTGCCGATTGGTGGAGTCCAATAAGACCCATACCACATGTGCCTGCAGCCACCTCACCAACTTCGCAGTGCTCATGGCTCACCGAGAGATC TACCAAGGCCGTATTAATGAGCTGCTGCTGTCAGTCATCACCTGGGTTGGTATTGTCATCTCCCTGGTCTGTCTGGCTATCTGCATCtccaccttctgcttcctgcgGGGCTTGCAGACTGACCGCAACACCATCCACAAGAATCTGTGCATCAACCTCTTCCTTGCGGAGCTGCTCTTCCTGGTTGGAATAGATAAAACTCAGTATGAG GTCGCCTGCCCTATCTTTGCGGGACTGCTGCACTACTTCTTCCTGGCCGCCTTCTCCTGGCTGTGCCTGGAGGGCGTGCACCTCTACCTGTTGCTGGTGGAGGTGTTCGAGAGCGAGTATTCACGCACCAAGTACTATTACCTAGGTGGCTACTGCTTCCCAGCCCTGGTGGTCGGCATCGCAGCAGCCATTGACTACCGAAGCTACGGCACTGAAAAGGC CTGCTGGCTGAGGGTGGATAACTACTTCATCTGGAGCTTCATTGGGCCCGTCTCGTTTGTCATTGTG GTGAACCTGGTGTTCCTCATGGTGACCCTGCACAAGATGATCCGAAGCTCATCAGTGCTCAAGCCTGACTCTAGTCGCCTTGACAACATCAA GTCCTGGGCGCTGGGTGCCATTGCACTGCTCTTCCTGCTGGGCCTCACCTGGGCTTTCGGCCTCCTCTTCATCAACAAAGAGTCAGTAGTCATGGCCTATCTCTTCACTACCTTCAACGCCTTCCAGGGGGTCTTCATCTTTGTCTTTCACTGCGCCTTACAGAAAAAG GTGCACAAGGAGTACAGCAAGTGCCTGCGTCACTCCTACTGCTGCATCCGCTCCCCACCTGGGGGCACTCACGGCTCCCTTAAGACCTCAGCCATGCGAAGTAACACCCGATACTACACAGGGACCCAG AGCCGAATCCGGAGGATGTGGAATGACACCGTGAGGAAGCAGACAGAGTCCTCCTTTATGGCAGGTGACATCAACAGCACCCCCACCCTGAACCGAG GTACCATGGGGAACCACCTACTGACCAACCCCGTGCTACAGCCTCGTGGGGGCACTAGCCCATACAATACACTCATTGCAGAGTCCGTGGGCTTCAATCCCTCCTCGCCCCCAGTCTTCAACTCCCCAG GAAGCTACAGGGAACCCA AGCACCCCTTGGGAGGCCGGGAAGCCTGTGGCATGGACACCCTGCCACTTAACGGCAACTTCAACAACAGCTACTCCTTGCGAAGCGGTGATTTCCCTCCAGGGGATGGGGGTCCCGAGCCACCCCGAGGCCGGAACCTGGCAGATGCTGCCGCCTTTGAGAAGATGATCATCTCAGAGCTGGTGCACAACAACCTGCGAGGGGCCAGTGGGGGTGCCAAAGGGCCTCCACCAGAGCCACCTGTGCCACCTGTGCCAGGGGTCAGTGAGGACGAGGCCGGTGGACCAGGGAGTGCTGACCGGGCAGAGATTGAACTTCTCTACAAGGCCCTGGAGGAGCCGCTGCTGCTGCCCCGGGCCCAGTCGGTGCTGTACCAGAGTGATCTGGATGAGTCGGAGAGCTGTACGGCAGAGGATGGGGCCACCAGCcggcccctctcctcccctcccggCCGGGACTCCCTCTATGCCAGCGGGGCCAACCTGCGGGACTCGCCCTCCTACCCGGACAGCAGCCCGGAAGGGCCTAATGAggccctgcccccgcccccacctgctccccctgGGCCCCCAGAAATCTACTACACCTCTCGCCCGCCGGCCCTGGTGGCTCGGAATCCCCTACAGGGCTACTACCAGGTGCGGCGGCCCAGCCATGAAGGCTACCTGGCAGCCCCCAGCCTCGAGGGGCCAGGGCCCGATGGGGACGGGCAAATGCAGTTGGTCACTAGTCTCTGA